From the genome of Streptomyces sp. NBC_00659, one region includes:
- a CDS encoding serine hydrolase domain-containing protein, translating into MTQTTIARPQASALERAVQGAADRLVEAGAASVQFRVARGEESFVVTSGIAELGTSRPVPADGRFRISCITKPFVAVVVLQLVAEGRIDLDRSVESYLPGLLPYGEKITIRHLMQHTSGLYNYMDSFQKPGDRFLRDRYKHYEPQDLIAVAAAKPLEFEPGTRFAYCNTNYFVIGLLIDQVTGRSYRQEITERVLQPLQLTQTVLPGDDPNIPEPHARGYMQIGGEPVDVTLMNPSEAGCAGEIISTTADLDRFFTALFSGKLLNEPEFTEMTTPLPPEMIENLPMGIGYGLGIMKLENDDDLDLWGHGAGIPGYATFAATTRDLDARVQLSFTIGDKDFGPEAEQAVIRGVNIALCS; encoded by the coding sequence ATGACGCAGACGACGATCGCCCGGCCGCAGGCCTCGGCCCTGGAACGGGCCGTCCAGGGCGCCGCCGACCGGCTCGTCGAAGCAGGAGCCGCGAGCGTGCAGTTCCGGGTCGCCCGGGGGGAGGAGTCCTTCGTGGTGACCTCCGGGATCGCGGAGCTGGGCACCAGCCGCCCCGTCCCCGCGGACGGCCGCTTTCGCATCTCCTGCATCACCAAGCCGTTCGTGGCTGTCGTGGTGCTGCAGCTGGTCGCCGAGGGCAGGATCGACCTCGACCGCAGTGTCGAGAGCTATCTGCCGGGTCTGCTGCCCTACGGTGAGAAGATCACCATCCGCCATCTGATGCAGCACACCAGCGGCCTGTACAACTACATGGACTCGTTCCAGAAACCGGGCGACCGCTTCCTGCGCGACCGCTACAAGCACTACGAGCCCCAGGACCTGATCGCCGTCGCGGCCGCCAAGCCGCTGGAGTTCGAGCCCGGCACCAGGTTCGCGTACTGCAACACGAACTACTTCGTCATCGGCCTGCTCATCGACCAGGTCACCGGCCGCTCGTACCGTCAGGAGATCACCGAGCGCGTCCTTCAGCCGCTGCAGCTGACGCAGACCGTGCTGCCGGGCGACGACCCGAACATCCCCGAGCCGCACGCCCGTGGCTACATGCAGATCGGCGGCGAGCCCGTCGACGTGACGCTCATGAACCCCTCCGAGGCCGGCTGCGCGGGCGAGATCATCTCCACCACCGCCGACCTGGACCGGTTCTTCACCGCACTGTTCAGCGGAAAGCTGCTGAACGAGCCGGAGTTCACCGAGATGACCACCCCGCTGCCTCCCGAGATGATCGAGAACCTGCCGATGGGCATCGGCTACGGCCTTGGCATCATGAAGCTCGAGAACGACGACGACCTCGACCTGTGGGGCCACGGTGCCGGCATCCCCGGCTACGCCACCTTCGCGGCCACCACCCGAGACCTGGACGCCCGGGTGCAGCTGTCGTTCACGATCGGCGACAAGGACTTCGGCCCGGAGGCGGAGCAGGCCGTCATCCGCGGTGTCAACATCGCGCTGTGCTCATGA
- a CDS encoding SDR family NAD(P)-dependent oxidoreductase: protein MSTGTRKAVVVTGGGTGIGAATAHAFAEDGANVLVVGRSESTLKESAAGYEDRIHILSKDIHDADAPEIIVETAVEKFGRIDVLVNNAAVTGFAALDGLDRESVRAQLGTNLLAPVFLTQRALDALEATRGVVVNVSSAGSLGRRAWPENSVYGMAKVALDFLTRTWAVELAPRGIRSVGIAPGVVDTGVGVRAGMPAEAYEAFLGEMAQRIPAGRVGRPEDIAWWIVQLTRPQAAYANGTVLAVDGALSVT from the coding sequence ATGAGCACAGGCACGCGGAAAGCCGTCGTCGTCACGGGCGGCGGCACGGGAATAGGCGCGGCGACGGCGCACGCATTCGCCGAGGACGGGGCGAACGTACTCGTCGTCGGCCGCAGCGAATCGACACTGAAAGAATCGGCGGCGGGGTACGAGGACAGAATTCACATCCTTTCCAAGGACATTCACGACGCGGACGCCCCGGAAATCATCGTCGAAACGGCTGTCGAGAAATTCGGCCGCATCGACGTCCTGGTGAACAATGCCGCCGTCACCGGATTCGCGGCCCTGGACGGCCTGGACCGCGAATCGGTGCGCGCCCAGCTGGGCACGAACCTCCTCGCCCCGGTGTTCTTGACCCAGCGGGCGCTGGACGCGCTCGAGGCGACCAGGGGCGTCGTCGTGAACGTCAGCTCCGCGGGCTCGCTGGGCCGGCGGGCGTGGCCGGAGAACTCCGTGTACGGCATGGCCAAGGTCGCCCTCGACTTCCTCACCCGCACCTGGGCGGTGGAGCTCGCCCCGCGCGGCATACGGTCGGTCGGCATCGCCCCGGGAGTCGTCGACACCGGCGTCGGGGTGCGGGCCGGCATGCCCGCCGAGGCCTACGAGGCGTTCCTGGGCGAGATGGCGCAGCGGATTCCGGCGGGCCGGGTGGGCCGGCCCGAGGACATCGCCTGGTGGATCGTGCAGCTGACCCGGCCGCAGGCCGCCTACGCCAACGGCACGGTCCTCGCGGTGGACGGCGCGCTGTCCGTGACGTGA
- a CDS encoding ester cyclase: MSSQTAAVRRMIDAYNTGETEDVAEYIHPEYLNPATMEHMDLRGPDSFAMAVKWLRMTFSEEAHLEEVLIEERGDWVRASLVLYGRHVGELVGMAPTGRRFSGEQIHLIRFVDGKIRDHRDWPDYQGTYRQLGSPWPEPQGWRA; this comes from the coding sequence ATGAGCAGTCAGACAGCCGCTGTACGCCGCATGATCGATGCCTACAACACCGGTGAGACCGAGGACGTCGCGGAATACATACACCCGGAATACCTCAACCCCGCGACGATGGAACACATGGACCTGCGCGGTCCCGACTCCTTCGCGATGGCCGTCAAGTGGCTGCGCATGACGTTCTCCGAGGAAGCGCACCTGGAGGAGGTGCTGATCGAGGAGCGCGGCGACTGGGTGCGCGCCAGCCTCGTTCTGTACGGCCGCCACGTCGGCGAGCTGGTGGGCATGGCGCCGACCGGCCGCAGGTTCTCCGGTGAGCAGATCCACCTCATCCGCTTCGTCGACGGCAAGATCCGTGACCACCGTGACTGGCCGGACTACCAGGGCACCTACCGTCAGCTCGGCTCGCCGTGGCCCGAGCCGCAGGGCTGGAGGGCCTGA
- a CDS encoding SDR family oxidoreductase, protein MARAAGLEGLTMILVTGATGKVGREAVGRLTETGRKVRALSRTPEEAGLPEGVDVVAGSPADPDSLAAAFTGVTTALIVLSGDVAGQARNIAVAATAAQVEHIVFLSSASVLHPLAHGIADEHRAAEREITASGAATTFLRPGPFHANTSWWVKSVRDSGSVRCWIGNNPGAPIDEYDLASAAVAALTQDGHRGKAYVLTGDEILTSEEQARILGQTLGRRLSFSVAPQEEVVEVFAGITGDRAAAVTNVAALHSPEVPWATPTTAVRDLTGRDPRPYRDWAAANAALFR, encoded by the coding sequence GTGGCCCGAGCCGCAGGGCTGGAGGGCCTGACCATGATCCTGGTCACCGGAGCGACCGGCAAGGTCGGCCGCGAGGCCGTTGGCCGGCTCACCGAGACGGGCCGCAAGGTACGGGCCCTGAGCCGCACGCCCGAGGAGGCCGGCCTGCCCGAGGGCGTGGACGTCGTCGCCGGCAGCCCCGCCGACCCCGACTCGCTGGCCGCCGCCTTCACCGGCGTCACCACGGCGCTGATCGTGCTCTCCGGCGACGTCGCGGGCCAGGCCCGCAACATCGCCGTGGCCGCGACGGCCGCGCAGGTCGAGCACATCGTGTTCCTGTCGTCGGCGAGCGTGCTGCACCCGCTGGCGCACGGCATCGCGGACGAACACCGCGCCGCGGAGCGGGAGATCACCGCGTCCGGCGCCGCCACCACGTTTTTGCGCCCCGGCCCCTTCCACGCCAACACCTCGTGGTGGGTCAAGAGCGTCCGCGACAGCGGTTCGGTGCGCTGCTGGATCGGCAACAACCCCGGTGCGCCCATCGACGAGTACGACCTCGCCTCGGCCGCCGTCGCCGCGCTCACCCAGGACGGCCACCGCGGCAAGGCGTACGTCCTGACCGGCGACGAGATCCTCACCTCCGAGGAGCAGGCCCGCATCCTGGGCCAGACCCTGGGCCGCAGGCTGAGCTTTTCCGTCGCCCCCCAGGAGGAGGTCGTCGAGGTCTTCGCGGGCATCACCGGCGACCGGGCGGCCGCAGTGACCAACGTGGCCGCGCTGCACAGCCCCGAGGTGCCGTGGGCCACGCCCACGACGGCCGTGCGGGACCTGACCGGCCGTGACCCCCGTCCCTACCGTGACTGGGCGGCCGCCAACGCCGCGCTGTTTCGCTGA
- a CDS encoding nuclear transport factor 2 family protein: MTTAPERAQAPAWSAELHAQAQQFYAHQMQLLDLGEAERWAGTFTEDATFAVPTLPEPVRGRAGLVAATRRTAAGLAAAGQRHRHFIGMLDVRPRPDGAVDVRSYAIVYASQIGGESQVHRVCVCEDVLVRQDGELRVSARTVTRDDLA; this comes from the coding sequence ATGACGACTGCACCCGAACGCGCGCAGGCCCCCGCATGGTCCGCCGAACTGCACGCACAGGCACAGCAGTTCTACGCGCACCAGATGCAGCTGCTCGACCTCGGCGAGGCCGAGCGGTGGGCGGGGACCTTCACCGAGGACGCGACGTTCGCCGTGCCCACACTGCCCGAGCCGGTACGCGGCCGCGCCGGCCTCGTCGCGGCGACCCGGCGGACCGCGGCCGGGCTCGCCGCCGCCGGACAGCGCCACCGTCACTTCATCGGCATGCTCGACGTCCGCCCGCGGCCCGACGGCGCCGTGGACGTCCGCTCCTACGCGATCGTCTACGCCTCGCAGATCGGCGGCGAGTCCCAGGTGCACCGCGTGTGCGTCTGCGAGGACGTGCTGGTGCGCCAGGACGGCGAACTGCGGGTGTCCGCCCGCACGGTGACCCGCGACGACCTGGCCTGA
- a CDS encoding class I SAM-dependent methyltransferase, with protein sequence MVTDTDTATYKTKVTAAFNGAAATYDRLGVEFFTPMGARLVEIAGPRPGQRLLDVGCGLGATLLPAARLAGPQGGALGIDIAEAMIEEAGREAARQGIGNVELRVMDGEHPDLPARSFDLVLGSYSVIFLPDARAALARYAGLLREGGRIAFTSPVFTRDTFPFLPPLFTDLIPMSLLRHLPPAWHPEQLHEQLHSWLEDPADLRAALHRAGFGAVEITDETVDMTARSGEAWADWSHTQGMRLLWQHLPADEAAVLRARLVTALDALRGADGLVHIDVPVRYVTATVAI encoded by the coding sequence ATGGTCACGGACACGGACACGGCAACGTACAAAACAAAAGTCACCGCCGCCTTCAACGGGGCCGCGGCGACCTATGACCGGCTGGGCGTGGAATTCTTCACGCCCATGGGCGCGCGGCTGGTGGAGATCGCCGGGCCGCGGCCGGGCCAGCGGCTCCTCGACGTCGGCTGCGGCCTGGGCGCCACGCTGCTGCCCGCCGCGCGGCTGGCCGGTCCGCAGGGCGGTGCGCTCGGCATCGACATCGCCGAGGCGATGATCGAGGAGGCCGGCCGTGAGGCGGCACGGCAGGGCATCGGCAACGTCGAGCTGCGGGTGATGGACGGGGAGCACCCCGATCTGCCCGCCCGCTCGTTCGACCTGGTGCTCGGCAGCTACAGCGTGATCTTCCTGCCGGACGCGCGGGCCGCACTGGCCCGCTATGCCGGCCTGCTGCGCGAGGGGGGCCGGATCGCCTTCACCAGCCCGGTGTTCACCCGGGACACCTTCCCCTTCCTCCCGCCGCTGTTCACCGACCTGATCCCGATGTCCCTGCTGCGCCACCTGCCGCCCGCCTGGCACCCGGAGCAGCTGCACGAGCAGCTGCACTCCTGGCTGGAGGACCCCGCGGACCTGAGGGCCGCGCTGCACAGGGCCGGCTTCGGCGCGGTGGAGATCACCGACGAGACGGTGGACATGACGGCCCGCTCCGGCGAGGCCTGGGCCGACTGGTCCCACACACAGGGCATGCGGCTGCTGTGGCAGCATCTCCCGGCCGACGAGGCCGCCGTCCTGCGTGCCCGGCTCGTCACGGCGCTCGACGCGCTGCGCGGCGCGGACGGCCTGGTCCACATCGACGTCCCGGTCCGCTACGTCACGGCCACCGTGGCCATCTGA
- a CDS encoding NmrA/HSCARG family protein — protein sequence MTTSEANGTVLVTGATGLQGGATARELVRRGWDTAALVRNPKSDAARALAGLGVRLVTGDLDDGASLRAAMEGVHGVFSVQTFMTPGGLGGEVRQGRAVARAAKAAGVAHVVYSSVGGAERHSGVPHFDSKRHIERYLEELGVPTTVLRPSFFMDNFAAHGPQNVDGTLVVQLALKPDTRVQFIAVDDIGHFAAQAFDHPREYLGRAVELAGDELTATEVAEAFAARSGLPARFEEVPLDAVAASPYIPNGPEIALMFEWFQEHGYRADIAALRAEHPGLQSFAAYLKSIDV from the coding sequence ATGACGACGAGCGAGGCGAACGGCACGGTCCTGGTGACCGGCGCGACCGGCCTGCAGGGCGGCGCCACCGCACGTGAACTGGTGCGACGCGGCTGGGACACGGCCGCGCTGGTGCGCAACCCGAAGTCCGACGCGGCCCGCGCGCTCGCCGGGCTCGGAGTGCGGCTGGTCACCGGCGACCTGGACGACGGGGCGTCGCTGCGCGCGGCCATGGAGGGCGTGCACGGAGTCTTCTCCGTGCAGACCTTCATGACGCCCGGGGGCCTGGGCGGCGAGGTCCGCCAGGGCCGGGCGGTGGCCCGGGCGGCGAAGGCCGCCGGGGTCGCGCACGTGGTGTACAGCTCGGTGGGAGGGGCCGAACGGCACAGCGGTGTCCCGCACTTCGACTCCAAGCGGCACATCGAGCGGTACCTGGAGGAGCTGGGCGTGCCGACGACGGTGCTGCGTCCGTCGTTCTTCATGGACAACTTCGCCGCGCACGGCCCGCAGAACGTCGACGGGACCCTGGTGGTGCAACTGGCGCTGAAGCCGGACACGCGGGTGCAGTTCATCGCCGTGGACGACATCGGACACTTCGCCGCACAGGCGTTCGACCACCCGCGGGAGTACCTGGGCCGGGCCGTCGAGCTGGCCGGCGACGAGCTGACGGCCACCGAGGTCGCCGAGGCGTTCGCCGCCCGCAGCGGGCTGCCGGCCCGCTTCGAGGAAGTGCCGCTCGACGCGGTGGCGGCCAGCCCGTACATCCCCAACGGCCCCGAGATCGCCCTCATGTTCGAGTGGTTCCAGGAGCACGGGTACCGTGCGGACATCGCCGCGCTGCGCGCGGAGCACCCGGGACTGCAGAGCTTCGCGGCGTATCTGAAGAGCATCGACGTGTGA
- a CDS encoding MBL fold metallo-hydrolase yields the protein MSAGVLQAALSEVADGVYAFVQPDGGWCLNNAGLVVGDGGRHVLVDTAATEARARRLREQVLHRTGTPPRTLVNTHFHGDHTFGNHLFPEAVVVAHEQTRCDMAAAGVHLTSLWPDVCWGDIDIALPEITYRDALTVHAGGVRVELLHLGPAAHTTNDTAVWLPEQRVLFAGDLVMSGVTPFCVMGSVSGSLAALDRLRRLDPLVVVPGHGPVGGAEVFDADEAYLRWLRDLARRGVADGSSPLELARATGPGPFAGLLDAERLVPNLHRAYAEERGAAPGERLDIPALFAEMAQYHGRLPTCRA from the coding sequence GTGAGCGCCGGCGTTCTCCAGGCCGCGCTGAGCGAGGTCGCCGACGGTGTGTACGCCTTCGTGCAGCCCGACGGCGGCTGGTGCCTGAACAACGCGGGCCTCGTCGTCGGCGACGGGGGCAGGCATGTGCTCGTCGACACCGCGGCGACCGAGGCCCGGGCGCGGCGGCTGCGCGAGCAGGTGCTGCACCGTACGGGCACACCGCCGCGCACCCTGGTCAACACGCACTTCCACGGCGACCACACCTTCGGCAACCATCTGTTCCCGGAGGCCGTGGTCGTCGCGCACGAGCAGACGCGCTGCGACATGGCTGCCGCGGGAGTGCATCTGACGTCCCTGTGGCCGGACGTGTGCTGGGGCGACATCGACATCGCGCTGCCCGAGATCACCTACCGCGACGCGCTCACCGTGCACGCCGGCGGGGTGCGGGTGGAGCTGCTGCATCTGGGCCCGGCCGCGCACACCACCAACGACACCGCGGTGTGGCTGCCCGAGCAGCGTGTGCTGTTCGCCGGTGACCTGGTGATGTCCGGCGTCACGCCGTTTTGCGTGATGGGATCGGTCAGCGGTTCCCTGGCCGCCCTGGACCGTCTGCGCCGCCTGGACCCGCTGGTGGTGGTGCCCGGCCACGGGCCGGTCGGCGGCGCGGAGGTGTTCGACGCCGACGAGGCGTACTTGCGATGGCTGCGGGACCTCGCGCGCAGGGGCGTCGCGGACGGATCGAGCCCGCTGGAGCTGGCCCGTGCCACCGGCCCCGGCCCCTTCGCCGGGCTGTTGGACGCGGAACGGCTGGTGCCGAACCTGCACCGGGCCTACGCGGAGGAACGCGGGGCGGCTCCCGGGGAGCGGCTGGACATCCCGGCCCTGTTCGCGGAGATGGCGCAGTATCACGGCAGGCTGCCGACCTGCCGGGCATGA